One genomic segment of Helianthus annuus cultivar XRQ/B chromosome 14, HanXRQr2.0-SUNRISE, whole genome shotgun sequence includes these proteins:
- the LOC110871931 gene encoding uncharacterized protein LOC110871931 has translation MEGCSLAAYLNLFVVRPVLAFSFVVSLLVLGWFLAWKLLLVHVPLVQEIFGLKKKHHLPKPLTRGRFSRFYNTLLHSNVSASS, from the coding sequence ATGGAAGGCTGCTCACTTGCTGCATATTTGAACCTGTTTGTTGTTCGTCCGGTCCTCGCTTTCTCATTTGTAGTTTCCTTGCTTGTTCTTGGTTGGTTTTTGGCTTGGAAGCTTCTGCTGGTTCACGTCCCCCTGGTCCAGGAGATATTTGGTCTTAAAAAGAAACATCATCTTCCCAAACCCTTAACTCGCGGCCGCTTTTCACGCTTTTACAATACCCTTCTTCATTCCAACGTCTCTGCTTCTTCTTAG
- the LOC110871930 gene encoding uncharacterized protein LOC110871930, protein MALRRMLGFSDGELMRSDAKPCSRLMRHTAGVFSVGGALGFWILCRLHYGPRVNVPRSLRWAGTGAITVSAGTALLVRLFSPECEPQNIEAYDKKK, encoded by the exons ATGGCGTTGAGGCGTATGCTTGGGTTCTCTGATGGTGAGCTAATGAGATCTGATGCAAAACCTTGCTCGAGGTTGATGAGGCATACTGCTGGGGTTTTTAGTGTTGGTGGAGCCTTAGGATTTTGGATTCTCTGTCGTTTGCATTACG GTCCTAGAGTGAATGTTCCTCGAAGTCTGAGGTGGGCAGGGACCGGGGCCATCACTGTAAGCGCTGGCACAGCTTTACTGGTTCGCCTTTTTAGCCCTGAGTGTGAACCCCAGAACATTGAGGCTTATGAcaagaaaaaataa